AGAGCTTCCCGGATACCCTCATTGTCATCCGCTATCAGTATCTTCTTTTGTTTCATCAGGATATTTATTGATCCAGTCAGGGTGACTTTTTAAAAGGTTAGCCGCTCTTATCTGTTTTGTCAACAAGAATAAAATTCGTTTTATCCGCATGGTAAGATAAGGCGAAAGGCATGGCCATTATTTATTGAAATGCCCTGTTCGGTGATAAAAAGTTGCAATTGCATGCAGATTCCCCTATGATGGCAAAAAATGCAGTCCGGCGTTACGGCGCGATGCGAGCAGAGGATAAACAGTGGACGTGAATATTGATCTTGGCGCGGTCCTGAAAAGGGCCTTGCGGAACGGCGGCGAGTTCGCGGATGTTTTTATTGAACAGAGCGCGCCGCTCTCGCTCATGTGCGAGGACAACCGGATTGAAAAGGTCCTGTCCGGGGTGGACTGCGGCGCCGGAGTCCGGCTCATCTTCGGCCGGAGGACTGCCTACGCCTATACCAATGAACTGACGACCGGGTCTCTTCTTGAAATTGCCGATGCGGTACGGCAAGCTGCGGCCGGGGACATCCATCAGCCGGCCGTTACGTTGATACGGGCGAATCCGCGTGTTGACCTGTTGGTCAGACAGGCCCCGGAAAGGGTGGATACCTCCCGGAAGGCGGCGATGGTGCTTCAGGCAAACAAGGTCGCGCGCTCGTTCGATCCGCGCATCCGGCAGGCACTGGTGAGCTACCGGGAAAACCGGCAGCGGGTCCTTATGGCAAACTCCGATGGTGTTCTTGCCGGGGATGAACGCATGTATCTTACCGCGGTTGTCCATGTCGTGGCCGCGGACGGAGCGGTCGTCCAGACCGGGTACGAGCCGATCGGGGGTATTGCCGGCATGGAGCTCTTTGACGCGTACCCGCTTGACCAGGCGGCAGAGACCGCGGCGCGGCGCGCGGTGATGATGCTTTCCGCGAGAAAGGCGCCGGCAGGCAGAATGCCGGTTGTGCTCTCCTCGGAGGCGGGCGGCACCATGATCCACGAGGCAGTCGGTCACGGTCTTGAGGCGGACCTGGCCCAAGCCGGCCTCTCGGTTTACTCGAACAAAAGGGGAGAACGGATCGCATCATCGCTCATTACGGTCGTGGACGACGCCACGCTGGCCGGGAAGCGCGGATCGTTCCGATTCGACGATGAAGGCGTTGATGCGGAACGCACGGTGCTGGTGGACAGGGGAATTCTTAAATCATTCATGTACGATCGTCTGACAGCCATGAAGGACGGAGCGAGGTCCACCGGGAACGGCAGACGTGAATCCTACAAACACCGGCCGATCCCCCGGATGACGAACACGATGATCATGCCCGGTGAATCCGATCCTGAAGACATCCTGCGGTCAACGCCGAACGGTCTTTTTGTGAAAAAAATGGGCGGCGGGCAGGTTAATACCGTGAACGGTGATTTTGTGTTCGAGGTGAGCGAAGGATACCTGATCGAGAACGGGAAGATCGGGGAATTGGTGCGCGGGGCAACGCTCACGGGGAATGGACCGCAGGTCCTTCTCTCCATTGACCGGGTCGGCACTGATCTCGGTTTCTCCATCGGGACCTGCGGCAAGGACGGGCAGGGGTCGCCGGTAAGCGACGCCCAGCCGACGCTCCGGATACCCGAGATCACCGTGGGCGGCGTTGTGGCTTGAGTGTTCTCAAGACGGCAAGAAGTTTTCTCGCAGAGGCGCAGAGGACGCAGAGTAAATCATAACCTGTAAGTACTGGCTTTAACCCAGAACATTTTTCGAGCTTTTCTCTGCGAACTCTGCGCCTCTGCGAGAGACGCCTTTTTGGTTCCGGTTTGTCCGGGTTAGGATGTGAACAAGATGAATATTCGTGCTGCCATCATAACCCTGAGCGACAAAGGCTCAAAAGGGGAACGTGAGGACGAGAGCGGAAGGACCATTCGCGAAATGATCGCGGGCATACCTGCTCTTGTTGGACATTATGAAATCCTTCCCGATGAGAAACTGCGCATTATCGAAGTGCTGAGCCGCCTGTCCGATTCCGGAACGATCGATCTCATCATCACCACAGGAGGCACAGGCGTGTCAGCGCGTGACGTGACGCCCGAGGCTACACGGGCAGTGATCGATCGGGAACTCCCGGGCATGGCAGAAGCCATGCGCGCCGAGAGCCTCAAGAAGACGCCCCATGCCATGATCTCCCGGGCTGTAGCAGGCATCCGCAAACAGACCTTGATCGTGAACCTGCCCGGCAGTCCCAAGGCGGTTCGTGAGAACCTCGCTGTCATCCTTCCCGCACTTCCGCATGCGATCGAGAAGATCAAAGGGGATCCCCGTGAGTGCGGAAGTGCGTGATTCATTCAATTGATCCAATGATGGGATTGCATCGTCCCTTTGCATTTAATTTCCTTCGCTCAACACACCGTCAAGACATGATTAAAATTGACAACCCTTCTTATATAGTATAAAATTTCTTCATTTGTTTGCTCTTGAATTGACCCCTCACCCTGGCCGATATGTAATTACCGTCGGCGAGGGAGAGGATCGAGGTGAGGGGGGATTGATTGCGGCCGAAGGCCGTCCTATGGTAAGGAGGTTGCGTGTTCTGTAAACACTGTGGCAAGGAAATAGGTGAAGGTCAGACTTTTTGTCAGCATTGCGGGACAAGGCTTGTTGCCGAGAATCACGCATCGGGCATAACGCCACCTGATGGCGGGAGATACAAAACATCCTGGGAGGACCGGGCAACAATCGGATTTTTTCATGGTCTCTCCAGGACCGCACGGGACGTTCTTTCCAGCCCTTCGGCTTTTTTCAAGAAGATGCCGGTGACAGGCGGTCTGACCGATCCGATGCTCTTTGCCATGATCATCGGCACAATGGGGTTGATGTTCCTTTCCGTATGGCACCTTTTGCTCCATGATTCGATGAACAGCTTCATGACCCCTGAGATGAGGAGCGCAGCCGGTCGGGGGATGTCAGACGGTATCGCATCGCCGCTCGGGACGCTCATGATCCCGTTCATGCTCATACTCTGGCTGTTCGTCGTGTCCGGAATGCTCCACCTTTTTCTCATGGTGGTCCGTGGAGAGAAGGCAGGCTTTGAGGCGACCTTTCGGGTAGTAAGCTACAGTGTGACGCCCTTCCTGTTCCTGGCCATTCCCTACTGCGGTATGATGATCGCGATGCTCTGGGTGCTTACTCTCTTCATGATCGGGCTCAGGGACGCGCATGAGACCACCGGCGGTAAAGCGACCGTTGCCGTTCTCTTTCCTTTCCTGTTTTGCTGTGGGATGTTCATTCTGGCGGTTGTTTTGTTCATGGGAGCTATCGCCTCATCCTTCGGCGCCATGATGCAAATGTATCAGTGATGTGAGCTCGCCGGCATGCGACTGTTGCTGAAAAAGAGGGCCCCGGAGCAGATAGAATTCGGCATCATCTACGGAGGTATCGCGCTGGTGATGCTTGGCGTTGGATGGTTGCAGCCGATCTTATCGTTCGCGCCGGACTGCGTGTTCAAGGGACTGACCGGCATCCCCTGTCTCACCTGTGGTTCTACCCGGTCGGTGGTGCACTTGTCCCATGGCGATATCCTGTCCGCGTTTGGCATGAATCCCCTCATGACCCTGTGCCTGATTTCTGCTGTGCTGTATTTTATCTTCAGTCTTATCAGTGCTGTATTCGATCTTCCCCGTATCAGCCTCCTTCTTACCGATAAAGAAATCAATGTCATGAGATCAGGAGTGGTCATGATTCTGCTTGCGCAATGGGCTTACCTCATCATTTTGTCCTGACAATTCCTTTTTCAGTTGATACCCAATTGGCAATAATCTTATTTACATTCATACTACAGTATGTTATCATGCAAACCTTTACGAATATCCTATGATTTTGCGTAGTTACGGAGGGCGGGCGTGGGCCATGTGGTAATCGGCGTGGACCTCGGCGGGACAAACCTGAGGACTGCGCTCTTAAGCGTTGACGGGGACATCCTCGACAAGCGCAAAGAGCCCACGAATGCCTCGGATGGCTGGAAACAAGTCGTCGCCCGTCTGGTTGACAATATTACGAAGCAACGGGAGATTGCCGTGCAGCGTGGACTGCGCGTCAGGGCGGTCGGAGTCGGCGCGCCCGGCGTTATCCTGATGGACAAGGGCGTTGTCGTGAAGTCTCCCAATTTCCCTGACTGGAACAACCTCCCTCTCAGGGATGAATTGGAAAAGGCGCTCCGCATCCCGGTTGTTATCGAGAACGACGCCAATGCGGCGGCACTTGGAGAACAGTGGCGCGGTGCAGGACGCGGCATCAACAGCATGATCCTGTTGACGCTCGGGACGGGCGTGGGCGGCGGGATTGTCCTCGATAATAAGATCTGGCAGGGCGCTGATGGAATGGCAGGGGAGATAGGCCACATGACGCTGATCCCTGACGGGCGGCAATGTGGATGCGGCAATACCGGTTGCCTTGAGATGTACGCTTCGGCGAGAGGTATTGTCCAAAGCTATCGGGAAGCCTCGGGGATGGTCGAAGCAAATCAGACCTCGGAGGTAACGTCCGCGCAGATCTATCAGGCGGCGCGGAACGGAGAGCCCATCGCCCGGCAGGTAATGAAGGACATGGGCTCCATGCTCGGCATCGGCATTGCGAATCTGATCAATATTTTTAACCCCAACATGATTGTCATCGGCGGCGGCGTCAAGGATGCCTGGGATCTTTTCATCGGCGCTACTCATGAGGAGATCATGAAGCGGGCCTTTCAGGTGCCCGCGGAGCGGACCGAGATCGTTCCCTCACTGCTCGGCGATGACGCGGGAATGATCGGCGCAGCGGCCGGGGCGTTGCAGAAGATACAGTCAACGTAAGGTGACATGCTCCTGAATAAACACCAAACAAAATTCAGCCACGAAGGCACTAAGACGCGAAGAAAACATGAAGGTCTGCGGAATTAGAAAGGTCTTTTTTAAACGATTTTCTTCGCGCCTTCGCGTCTTTGTGGCATATTTGGTTCTATGGTATGGGTGATATATCATTTGAGAGTTGGAATTTGAAATAAATTATGGCAAGTACTCATATCAGGAATTTCTGCATCATTGCGCATATCGACCACGGCAAGTCAACGCTTGCCGACAGGATCCTCGAATTTACGGGAGCGCTTTCGGACCGGGAGATGTCGGCCGCGGGCAGCAACCAGGTTCTGGACGACATGGACCTTGAACGCGAACGCGGCATCACCATCAAGGCCCATGCCGTGCGTCTTACCTATAAGGCTTCAGACGGTCAGGATTATATCCTGAACCTGATCGACACGCCGGGTCATGTCGATTTTACCTACGAGGTCTCGCGCAGCATGGCAGCATGTGAAGGCGCGCTCCTCGTGGTGGACGCCTCGCAGGGAGTGGAAGCGCAGACGCTCGCCAACGCGTATCTTGCGCTCGATCATAACCTCGAGATGATCCCGGTGATCAACAAGATCGATCTTCCGAGCGCAGACATCGAGGAGGCGAAGCACCAGATCGAAGAGGTCATAGGACTTGACGCTTCAGGCGCTATTTCCGCGAGCGCCAAAGCGGGAATTGGCATCCACGAGATCCTCGAGTCGGTTGTCAAAAATATCCCGGCGCCTCCCGGAGACCCTGATGCGCCGCTCAAAGCGCTGTTGTTCGACTCCTGGTATGACACGTACCAGGGGGTGGTCATTCTGGTCCGGGTAGTGGACGGCGTTGTGCGTCCAAAGCAGAAGATCAGGCTGTTCTCGAATTCCGCGGTCTACGAAGTGCAGTCCGTCGGGGTGTTCACACCGAAGATGCAGCCGACAACGGAATTGTCCCCGGGTGAGGTGGGCTGCATCATCGCCGGCATCAAGCGGGTTGCGGATGCCAAGATCGGTGATACGGTCATGGACGCTGATCGACCGGCGGACGCGCCGCTCCCGGGGTACAAAGACGTAAAGCCCATGGTCTTCGCCGGCATCTACCCGGTGGACAGTGACGGTTATGCCGATTTGCGTGACGCCCTTGAAAAACTGCGTTTGAATGACGCTTCGTTCACCTATGAACCGGAAACCTCGCTTGCCCTCGGGTTCGGTTTCCGGTGCGGTTTTCTCGGCCTTCTGCACATGGATATCGTAAAGGAACGGCTCGAGCGGGAGTTCAAACTCGATCTGATCCCTACAGCGCCTACGGTTGTTTACCGGGTGACCAGGAACGACGGCACCATCATGATGGTGGACAATCCCGCCAAGATGCCGGACATCCAGGATATCCAGCGCATCGAGGAGCCGATGATCGTGGCCTCGCTCATCACGCCGGAGCAGTACGTGGGGTCGCTGATCGCATTGTGTCAGGAGCGGCGGGGCAACCAGCGGGAGATCGAGTATATCACCAAGGACCGTGTGCGGATCACCTATGATCTTCCCTTGAACGAGATCGTGATGGACTTCTATGACCGGCTCAAATCACTGACCAAGGGATATGCCTCGCTTGATTATGAACTGTCGGGCTATAGTGAGTCCGATCTCGTTAAGCTCGATGTGCTGATGAACGGGGAACCCGTGGACGCCTTGTCGCTCATCACCCATCGCGACAAGGCCGCGATCCGCGGCAGGCAGCTTGCGGAGAAGCTCAAGGAAGTGATCCCGCGACAGTTGTATGAGGTGATCATCCAGGCTGCGATCGGCGCAAAGATCATTTCCCGTGAAACGGTCAGAGCGCTGCGCAAGGACGTTACCGCGAAGTGCTACGGCGGAGACATTACCCGAAAACGCAAACTTCTGGAAAAACAGAAGGAAGGCAAAAAACGGATGAAGCAGGTCGGCAGCGTCGAACTTCCGCAGGAGGCGTTCCTGGCGGTTCTGAAAGTGGGAGAATGACCATAAAAATGCAAAATGAAAAATGTAAAATGCAGGTAACTACTCAGGTCCAAATATTGTCCGCAGATTACGCAGATTGCACAGATTAAATCGAACCCGATTTGTTTTAAAAAAATCTGTGTCCATCTGCGAAATCTGCGGATAAAAAGGGCTTTTGCATTGAGAATATGTTTTTAGAGGAGTCATGATGACGGAACAACAGCAACAAGGAGTGAAACACAAATCATTTTACAAGGAATGGATTGAACCGTTTCTCATCGCGGCGGTCGTGGCTTTATTCATTCGACAGTTCGTGGTCGAGGCATTCAAGATACCGTCGGGATCGATGATACCGACGCTCGACATCGGCGATCACCTGCTGGTGAACAAGTTCATCTACGGACCGCGGATACCCTTTACGGATATCAGGATATTCACCTGGAAAGAGCCGAAGCGCGGCGAGATCATCGTATTCAAATATCCGGAGAACGAATCGAAGAACTTCATTAAACGAATTGTCGGCCTCCCGGGAGACAAGATCGAGATCAAAAAGGGGATCCTGTTCATCAATGACCAGCCGGTGCAGGTCATCGCGCAAGGTGTATTCACGGAAAAAGAACAGGCCGACGCTTCGTCTTATTATGAAAAGCCGAAGCTGCTTGAAGAACAACTGGGCGTCGTTAAACACAACATTTTATATCTTCGCGACCAGTCGAATTATGATTTTCCTCCAAAACTGGTGCCGGCCGAATCGGTATTTGTAATGGGAGATAACCGCGATAACAGCCAGGACAGCCGGGTCTGGGGTTTCGTGAAGTATGAAAAAATCATCGGCCGGGCGCTCATCATCTACTGGTCATGGGATGGGGACGATCGCTGGCTAAGGTGGGAGCGGATAGGGACGCTGATTCGATAAAGAAGGAGGAAACGAAATTGCCAAATCCAGCAAGGGACAGCGGGATGGTCAGTTTTAAGGTTTTATTTATTCTGCTGATTCTCTTTATTATCATTCATATCGGAGTCAAAGTAACGCCGCTCTATATTGATGCCGAAGCGATGAAGGATGAAATGTCCGCCATGGCCCGTTTTGCGCAGACAACGAAAGACGAGGAAATACTGTCTGATCTCGTAAAAAAGGCGAAGGACCTTGACCTTCCGCTCGGACCGGAAGATTTTAAACTGCTGCGTGATGATGCTTCGCGTCGGATGAAGATCGGCACGGCGTGGGATGTGGAGCTTCATTTCTTTTTTGACATCTATCCGCCGTACACCGCCAGGACCTTTCATTTTACGCCGATCGTCGAGGAGGATTATGCGAGAAAGTTCTGATGCGGCGCGGGACCGTTTGACATTGCGGATATCGAAGCGTACACTACGTTCAGCCAGGGTGAATGAACGATGATACGCAGCATGACGGGATATGGACGGATGGAAGCGGGCGATGCAGGCAGTCACTTTTCCCTGGAGATCCGTTCGCTGAACAACCGTTATCTCGATATCCAGATAAAGATGCCCCGAGGGCTTGCGGTGCTGGAGTCGCGGGTTAAAAAGACCATCCAGGAACGTTTTTCCCGGGGACGGTTTGATGTCTCCATTATCCGGAACAGCGAGCACGAGCGCGGCGGCAGGCTTGTCGTGAACGAGGCATTGGCAGCGCAGTACATCGGGATACTGGAGGACCTCAAAAAACGGTTCGAGTTGAGCGGAGGGGTGGATCTCTCGCTGGTGGCTGGTTTGACGGACCTCATCACGATGACCGAGGAAAAGGATGACCCGGAGAACCTGTGGCAGATTTTGTCAAAAGGACTGACGCAGGCGCTTGACGAACTCGATCGGATGCGTCGTGAAGAGGGTGCTCTTCTGGCGCAGGATATCGGGGAGCGTCTTAATACCGTAGATCGAACGGGCCTGGCCATCCGTGCCCAGGTTCCGGTGAGCGTCGAAAACACGCGCAAGCGAATGACGGAAACCCTGAACAGGCTGCTGAACGAACAACCTGATCCGCTCAGGCTGGCGCAGGAAATAGCGGTCCTCGCGGAGCGTACGGACGTT
Above is a genomic segment from Nitrospirota bacterium containing:
- a CDS encoding TldD/PmbA family protein; the encoded protein is MDVNIDLGAVLKRALRNGGEFADVFIEQSAPLSLMCEDNRIEKVLSGVDCGAGVRLIFGRRTAYAYTNELTTGSLLEIADAVRQAAAGDIHQPAVTLIRANPRVDLLVRQAPERVDTSRKAAMVLQANKVARSFDPRIRQALVSYRENRQRVLMANSDGVLAGDERMYLTAVVHVVAADGAVVQTGYEPIGGIAGMELFDAYPLDQAAETAARRAVMMLSARKAPAGRMPVVLSSEAGGTMIHEAVGHGLEADLAQAGLSVYSNKRGERIASSLITVVDDATLAGKRGSFRFDDEGVDAERTVLVDRGILKSFMYDRLTAMKDGARSTGNGRRESYKHRPIPRMTNTMIMPGESDPEDILRSTPNGLFVKKMGGGQVNTVNGDFVFEVSEGYLIENGKIGELVRGATLTGNGPQVLLSIDRVGTDLGFSIGTCGKDGQGSPVSDAQPTLRIPEITVGGVVA
- a CDS encoding MogA/MoaB family molybdenum cofactor biosynthesis protein, which codes for MNIRAAIITLSDKGSKGEREDESGRTIREMIAGIPALVGHYEILPDEKLRIIEVLSRLSDSGTIDLIITTGGTGVSARDVTPEATRAVIDRELPGMAEAMRAESLKKTPHAMISRAVAGIRKQTLIVNLPGSPKAVRENLAVILPALPHAIEKIKGDPRECGSA
- a CDS encoding YIP1 family protein; translation: MFCKHCGKEIGEGQTFCQHCGTRLVAENHASGITPPDGGRYKTSWEDRATIGFFHGLSRTARDVLSSPSAFFKKMPVTGGLTDPMLFAMIIGTMGLMFLSVWHLLLHDSMNSFMTPEMRSAAGRGMSDGIASPLGTLMIPFMLILWLFVVSGMLHLFLMVVRGEKAGFEATFRVVSYSVTPFLFLAIPYCGMMIAMLWVLTLFMIGLRDAHETTGGKATVAVLFPFLFCCGMFILAVVLFMGAIASSFGAMMQMYQ
- a CDS encoding DUF2752 domain-containing protein, whose amino-acid sequence is MRLLLKKRAPEQIEFGIIYGGIALVMLGVGWLQPILSFAPDCVFKGLTGIPCLTCGSTRSVVHLSHGDILSAFGMNPLMTLCLISAVLYFIFSLISAVFDLPRISLLLTDKEINVMRSGVVMILLAQWAYLIILS
- a CDS encoding ROK family protein: MGHVVIGVDLGGTNLRTALLSVDGDILDKRKEPTNASDGWKQVVARLVDNITKQREIAVQRGLRVRAVGVGAPGVILMDKGVVVKSPNFPDWNNLPLRDELEKALRIPVVIENDANAAALGEQWRGAGRGINSMILLTLGTGVGGGIVLDNKIWQGADGMAGEIGHMTLIPDGRQCGCGNTGCLEMYASARGIVQSYREASGMVEANQTSEVTSAQIYQAARNGEPIARQVMKDMGSMLGIGIANLINIFNPNMIVIGGGVKDAWDLFIGATHEEIMKRAFQVPAERTEIVPSLLGDDAGMIGAAAGALQKIQST
- the lepA gene encoding translation elongation factor 4; translation: MASTHIRNFCIIAHIDHGKSTLADRILEFTGALSDREMSAAGSNQVLDDMDLERERGITIKAHAVRLTYKASDGQDYILNLIDTPGHVDFTYEVSRSMAACEGALLVVDASQGVEAQTLANAYLALDHNLEMIPVINKIDLPSADIEEAKHQIEEVIGLDASGAISASAKAGIGIHEILESVVKNIPAPPGDPDAPLKALLFDSWYDTYQGVVILVRVVDGVVRPKQKIRLFSNSAVYEVQSVGVFTPKMQPTTELSPGEVGCIIAGIKRVADAKIGDTVMDADRPADAPLPGYKDVKPMVFAGIYPVDSDGYADLRDALEKLRLNDASFTYEPETSLALGFGFRCGFLGLLHMDIVKERLEREFKLDLIPTAPTVVYRVTRNDGTIMMVDNPAKMPDIQDIQRIEEPMIVASLITPEQYVGSLIALCQERRGNQREIEYITKDRVRITYDLPLNEIVMDFYDRLKSLTKGYASLDYELSGYSESDLVKLDVLMNGEPVDALSLITHRDKAAIRGRQLAEKLKEVIPRQLYEVIIQAAIGAKIISRETVRALRKDVTAKCYGGDITRKRKLLEKQKEGKKRMKQVGSVELPQEAFLAVLKVGE
- the lepB gene encoding signal peptidase I, with protein sequence MMTEQQQQGVKHKSFYKEWIEPFLIAAVVALFIRQFVVEAFKIPSGSMIPTLDIGDHLLVNKFIYGPRIPFTDIRIFTWKEPKRGEIIVFKYPENESKNFIKRIVGLPGDKIEIKKGILFINDQPVQVIAQGVFTEKEQADASSYYEKPKLLEEQLGVVKHNILYLRDQSNYDFPPKLVPAESVFVMGDNRDNSQDSRVWGFVKYEKIIGRALIIYWSWDGDDRWLRWERIGTLIR
- a CDS encoding YicC family protein, which produces MIRSMTGYGRMEAGDAGSHFSLEIRSLNNRYLDIQIKMPRGLAVLESRVKKTIQERFSRGRFDVSIIRNSEHERGGRLVVNEALAAQYIGILEDLKKRFELSGGVDLSLVAGLTDLITMTEEKDDPENLWQILSKGLTQALDELDRMRREEGALLAQDIGERLNTVDRTGLAIRAQVPVSVENTRKRMTETLNRLLNEQPDPLRLAQEIAVLAERTDVTEELTRLECHMTQLRSLLGGSSHEAVGRKLDFLLQEMGREVNTIASKAMDAQISMDVVNVKAELEKIREQVQNIE